A window of the Leptospira kmetyi serovar Malaysia str. Bejo-Iso9 genome harbors these coding sequences:
- a CDS encoding SOS response-associated peptidase: MCARFAQSNKWSKTKSFQFVKNLEEPKSRYNIVYSEKATIILKPGKDYFVEDGVFSLLPNRAKTYKEAISYTHGNAKTETIFELPTFKDPIINSRCIIPFDALFESNGEPKHKQPYAIRKFNDEPLGVAGISNRFVDRETGKSYQSFAIITVVANSLVAKYHPKLRMPVFLEDDQFEKWLDPSMRAERDIDNFLKTYPSEKMHAYPVSTKILATKENRMVSENCLMPIPEPPEPKIQMSLF; this comes from the coding sequence ATGTGTGCCCGATTTGCTCAATCGAATAAGTGGTCGAAAACTAAATCTTTCCAATTTGTTAAAAATTTGGAAGAGCCGAAGAGTCGCTATAACATTGTCTATTCCGAGAAAGCTACGATCATTTTGAAACCAGGCAAAGATTACTTTGTCGAAGATGGAGTTTTTTCTTTACTACCGAATCGAGCTAAAACGTATAAAGAAGCGATCAGCTATACTCATGGAAATGCGAAAACTGAAACAATTTTTGAATTGCCGACTTTTAAAGATCCTATTATAAATTCCCGCTGTATAATTCCTTTTGATGCCCTTTTCGAATCAAACGGAGAACCGAAACATAAGCAACCTTATGCGATTCGAAAGTTTAACGACGAACCTCTTGGAGTCGCTGGTATAAGTAATCGTTTTGTCGATCGAGAAACCGGAAAATCATATCAGTCATTTGCAATTATCACGGTTGTCGCCAATTCACTCGTCGCTAAATATCACCCTAAACTTCGAATGCCCGTATTTTTAGAAGATGACCAATTCGAAAAATGGCTAGATCCTTCGATGCGAGCAGAAAGAGACATAGATAATTTTCTAAAAACTTACCCTTCTGAAAAAATGCACGCCTACCCTGTCTCTACGAAAATCTTGGCTACCAAAGAAAACCGCATGGTTTCCGAAAATTGCCTTATGCCAATCCCGGAGCCGCCGGAGCCAAAAATTCAAATGTCCCTTTTCTAA
- a CDS encoding LexA family protein, whose translation MLDKIIFQKQIPLLRTRARAGFPSPAEDYFLKRLDPRELLEINPETTFYGQVSGTTWEGHKIFDKDILAIDRSITPGHGLIAAVTYEDQFTLKKIVKIKDSLYLLAENEQGEPIPIIPSSEVRLWGIATSVTRKLLKR comes from the coding sequence ATGTTGGACAAGATAATTTTTCAAAAACAAATCCCCCTTCTAAGAACCCGAGCACGCGCCGGATTCCCTTCGCCTGCCGAGGATTATTTCCTGAAACGCCTAGATCCGCGAGAATTGTTAGAGATAAATCCCGAAACCACATTTTACGGTCAAGTTTCCGGGACGACTTGGGAGGGTCACAAAATCTTTGACAAAGATATTCTAGCGATCGATCGCTCGATTACTCCCGGTCACGGCCTGATCGCCGCTGTCACCTATGAAGACCAGTTCACGTTAAAGAAAATCGTAAAGATTAAAGATTCTTTATACCTTCTTGCAGAAAACGAACAAGGAGAGCCGATCCCGATTATTCCTTCGAGTGAAGTGCGGCTCTGGGGGATTGCTACAAGTGTCACTAGGAAGCTCCTCAAACGTTAA
- a CDS encoding serine/threonine-protein kinase, with amino-acid sequence MKDRFLILQDTAGEGGFGKIDKAEDIELSREVAIKTLDPLFKDSPSNEDIERFRREAKNLAKLTHPNIPAIYDISFMPNEKDFKIYFQWINGTSLKSYIQQRGYLTLQEATKYFKFICLAISYAHKHQIIHRDLKPANIIITDDLESCYIVDFGLSLNKADYSRVTGDSAIGTPGYMSPEQENGGEVDERSDIYSLGVILYECLSGHRPRVGDYNNLSAANESIPVTLDALIKECLNPKDTRIKSVEEFLKKLTESQRPKSTLSDVLSSGSLAEIQTNLSSITVQGFNSLPVGQKRLIKARIKDLVDVNKQHLNQALSSMLCTIVPLSINDEPDFEYYYKESLRFGFEKKMTDNWIGDIQVREAVANVIKELEKNALLIVSNLIFALWERNHRESELQEKWFYHDLREVFQGILINEFCSDEIAQQIGGLLEDLNYKSHKEHLEKNSN; translated from the coding sequence ATGAAAGATAGATTTTTAATTCTTCAAGATACTGCTGGAGAAGGCGGGTTTGGTAAAATTGACAAGGCAGAGGATATAGAACTGTCCAGAGAAGTAGCTATAAAAACATTAGACCCATTATTCAAAGACTCCCCGAGCAATGAGGACATTGAAAGATTTAGGAGAGAGGCTAAAAATTTAGCAAAATTAACTCATCCAAATATACCCGCGATTTATGATATTTCATTTATGCCAAATGAAAAGGATTTCAAAATTTATTTTCAATGGATAAATGGAACAAGCTTAAAATCCTATATTCAGCAAAGAGGATATTTAACTTTGCAAGAAGCGACAAAATATTTTAAATTCATTTGCCTTGCTATTTCTTATGCGCATAAACATCAAATAATTCATCGTGATTTGAAGCCAGCAAATATTATAATCACTGATGATCTCGAATCTTGTTACATTGTTGACTTTGGATTATCTTTGAATAAAGCAGATTATTCCAGAGTTACTGGTGATTCGGCAATTGGTACACCTGGGTATATGAGTCCGGAGCAAGAAAACGGGGGCGAGGTTGACGAGAGGAGCGATATTTATTCATTAGGCGTTATATTATACGAATGCTTATCAGGACATAGGCCCAGGGTAGGCGATTATAACAATCTATCTGCCGCAAATGAAAGCATACCTGTTACACTGGATGCGTTAATTAAAGAATGTTTAAATCCAAAAGATACTAGAATAAAGTCTGTGGAAGAGTTTCTAAAAAAATTAACCGAGTCGCAACGTCCGAAATCCACACTTTCTGATGTGTTATCATCTGGATCGCTTGCAGAAATTCAAACTAACCTATCTAGCATTACAGTTCAAGGATTTAATTCTTTACCAGTTGGACAAAAAAGATTAATTAAAGCTCGCATTAAAGACCTTGTTGATGTAAACAAGCAACATTTAAATCAAGCTCTTTCCTCTATGTTATGTACGATAGTTCCATTGTCAATTAACGATGAACCGGACTTTGAATATTATTATAAGGAATCATTACGTTTTGGTTTCGAGAAGAAGATGACAGATAATTGGATCGGAGATATTCAAGTTAGAGAAGCTGTAGCGAATGTAATTAAAGAATTAGAAAAAAATGCACTTTTAATTGTAAGTAATCTAATTTTTGCATTATGGGAAAGGAATCATAGAGAAAGTGAGCTTCAGGAAAAATGGTTTTACCATGACTTAAGGGAAGTCTTCCAAGGAATTTTAATTAATGAATTTTGCAGTGATGAAATTGCTCAACAAATCGGTGGGCTATTAGAAGATTTAAACTACAAATCTCATAAAGAGCATTTGGAAAAAAATAGTAATTAA
- a CDS encoding Y-family DNA polymerase: MNNFYVSCERVFEPRLNHKAVVVLSNNDGCAVSRSAEAKALGINMSMPIFKAKDLVDSGRLIALSSNYALYGDMSHRFRSVLEDLCPEVEQYSIDECFLELTGFIKEDECVSFGKELREKIDQYLGLPVCVGIGETKTLAKVANRMAKTRPSLQGVCFLDERSREESLKSISPSEIWGVGPAYSSLLDKCGVKNALELCRLPDHWIRNQMTVVGLRLVYELRGVCCYDLELAPPPKKEIIVARAFGGYVSDLESVIEATTTYLSRAVEKLWNEDRYAQVITVSLRTDPFKTNQPQDNDSIRMEIPVATKDLFELQNYCIAGIKTIFKKGFGYKKSGVMLSEFTTESKQNDLFYQGRSNELTQVIIEINKKFKTGKIRTGATGFGPRAWRMKQDRATKCPTHYWKDIITFMV, translated from the coding sequence GTGAATAATTTTTACGTCTCTTGCGAGAGAGTTTTTGAACCGCGCTTAAATCATAAAGCGGTCGTTGTACTTTCTAATAATGACGGATGCGCCGTCTCACGCAGTGCGGAAGCGAAAGCTTTAGGCATTAATATGAGTATGCCAATTTTCAAAGCTAAAGATTTGGTGGATTCAGGCCGCCTCATCGCGCTTTCAAGCAACTACGCACTCTATGGAGACATGAGCCATAGATTTCGTAGTGTTCTTGAAGATCTCTGTCCCGAAGTGGAACAATATTCAATCGATGAATGCTTTTTAGAACTTACGGGATTCATAAAAGAAGATGAATGTGTTTCTTTCGGTAAAGAGCTAAGAGAAAAAATCGACCAATACCTCGGACTACCCGTTTGTGTTGGTATTGGAGAAACGAAAACTTTAGCCAAGGTCGCTAATCGAATGGCTAAGACAAGACCTTCCCTACAAGGCGTTTGCTTTTTAGACGAGCGATCGCGGGAAGAAAGTCTCAAAAGTATAAGTCCGTCGGAAATTTGGGGCGTCGGACCCGCCTACTCGTCCCTTTTGGATAAATGCGGCGTCAAAAATGCGTTAGAGTTATGCCGACTCCCGGATCACTGGATAAGAAACCAAATGACCGTCGTTGGTCTACGACTTGTTTATGAACTACGGGGTGTGTGTTGCTATGATCTGGAATTAGCTCCACCTCCAAAAAAGGAAATCATCGTCGCCCGCGCGTTTGGCGGATACGTTTCCGATTTAGAAAGTGTGATCGAAGCAACCACAACGTATCTTTCTCGCGCCGTTGAAAAACTTTGGAATGAGGATAGATATGCTCAAGTAATCACAGTTTCATTAAGGACAGACCCATTTAAAACTAATCAGCCGCAAGACAACGATTCTATCCGTATGGAAATCCCGGTCGCAACGAAGGATCTTTTCGAACTTCAAAATTATTGCATCGCGGGAATAAAAACGATCTTCAAAAAAGGTTTTGGCTACAAAAAAAGCGGTGTAATGCTTTCCGAATTCACAACGGAATCAAAACAGAACGACTTATTCTATCAAGGAAGATCCAACGAACTTACGCAGGTAATTATTGAAATTAATAAGAAGTTCAAAACAGGAAAGATCAGAACGGGCGCGACCGGGTTCGGGCCGCGCGCATGGAGAATGAAACAAGATCGCGCGACAAAATGTCCTACCCATTATTGGAAAGACATTATTACTTTTATGGTTTAA